A genomic stretch from Sphingobacterium sp. ML3W includes:
- a CDS encoding DUF3810 domain-containing protein, protein MTKRDKIAVFIFGSFIGLLFVLSLIESNNLWVEEFYAQGFYRFYGHIPKYIFGYIPLSMGDIFYAFTIIFLLYWLVHLIRKVWGKKWSDACRTLLFIVNLFLGLYIFFYVSWGLNYYRKPISVNANLQVDNLKLADYLMVLDEYLDSTNALREKVNPAQWADRKDHIRADLASWVKNDTTFSSFLSSSQVRAKSPLNSVVVSYFGVSGYFNPFTHEAQVNYAMPALSFPFTYVHELAHQQGVGFEDEANFIAFVRLQHHPQSFYRYSAYLQTTLYMLGELRGMYPDLSKNYQTRLSKLVLADIADERLFWSDYTGWINDLMGLFYNQYLTHNNQKEGMARYDRMTRLVLAYELKKRGCH, encoded by the coding sequence ATGACAAAGCGCGATAAAATAGCTGTTTTTATTTTTGGATCATTCATTGGCTTGCTATTCGTTTTATCGTTGATCGAAAGCAATAATTTATGGGTAGAGGAATTTTATGCACAGGGATTTTATCGATTTTATGGACATATCCCGAAGTATATTTTTGGCTATATTCCCCTTAGCATGGGGGATATTTTTTACGCTTTCACGATTATTTTTCTGCTCTATTGGCTAGTTCATCTTATACGTAAGGTATGGGGTAAAAAATGGTCGGATGCTTGTCGAACTCTTTTATTTATCGTAAATCTATTTCTTGGGCTATATATTTTCTTTTATGTCTCCTGGGGGTTGAATTATTATCGGAAGCCGATCAGTGTGAATGCAAACCTGCAAGTTGATAACTTGAAGCTTGCAGACTATCTCATGGTACTCGATGAATACCTGGATAGTACAAATGCTTTGCGTGAAAAGGTCAATCCTGCTCAATGGGCGGATCGGAAAGATCATATACGGGCGGATCTGGCAAGTTGGGTAAAAAATGATACCACTTTTTCTTCTTTTTTATCAAGTAGTCAGGTACGCGCTAAGTCGCCTTTAAATAGTGTGGTTGTTTCGTATTTCGGTGTTTCAGGTTATTTCAACCCGTTTACACACGAAGCGCAGGTAAATTATGCTATGCCAGCCTTATCTTTTCCGTTTACTTATGTACATGAGCTCGCCCACCAACAGGGAGTTGGTTTTGAGGATGAAGCTAATTTTATTGCTTTTGTTCGCTTACAGCATCATCCGCAATCCTTTTATCGCTATTCAGCTTATTTGCAAACGACCTTATATATGCTGGGAGAATTACGAGGCATGTATCCAGATCTTTCGAAGAATTATCAAACAAGACTGAGCAAGTTGGTGCTGGCGGATATAGCGGATGAACGCTTATTTTGGAGTGATTATACCGGTTGGATCAACGATCTGATGGGACTGTTTTACAATCAATACCTAACACATAACAATCAGAAGGAGGGAATGGCGAGATACGATCGGATGACAAGGTTGGTGTTAGCCTATGAACTAAAAAAGAGAGGCTGTCATTGA
- a CDS encoding nucleoid-associated protein has product MFFHQDATFEALSIHRVGNKAQDEFYILSDAPVSLEGDEVLPGLLMQYFMSPFAKVNEVYRLYHPNEELDLNEVFYFVRQYFKEQLPFHDFSQQISKHLYEVSSHPKIKAGEVYVVALKNVQIEGEEHDAIGIFKSENKETYLKVYPEQGAFTLEYEQEAININKLDKGCIIINVEEEEGYKVLVLDQTNRQQEAVYWKDEFLKLRVRNDNFNQTGNYLKVYKNFVQEKLDETFELEKADKIDLMNKSMNYFKEKETFVQEEFEEEVLGNPQAIAMFQDYKAGFENEFDSPFQSSFEIADKAVKKMESSYKSVLKLDKNFHIYVHGKREYLEKGFDEDKGMNYYKVYFENES; this is encoded by the coding sequence ATGTTTTTTCACCAAGACGCAACTTTTGAAGCATTATCTATACATCGTGTAGGAAACAAAGCACAGGACGAATTTTATATCCTGTCTGATGCCCCTGTATCCCTTGAAGGCGATGAAGTATTGCCCGGACTTTTGATGCAGTACTTTATGAGCCCCTTTGCAAAAGTGAACGAAGTGTATCGTCTATATCATCCCAATGAAGAACTGGATCTGAACGAGGTGTTTTATTTTGTTCGTCAGTACTTTAAAGAACAGTTACCTTTTCATGATTTTTCCCAGCAGATTTCGAAGCACCTGTATGAGGTGTCCAGCCACCCCAAGATTAAAGCAGGAGAGGTGTATGTGGTAGCGCTAAAAAATGTGCAGATTGAAGGCGAGGAACACGATGCTATTGGTATATTTAAATCGGAAAACAAAGAGACTTACCTAAAAGTATATCCTGAACAAGGGGCTTTCACCTTGGAATATGAGCAGGAGGCAATCAACATCAATAAGTTGGACAAAGGATGCATTATCATCAATGTTGAGGAAGAGGAAGGGTATAAGGTTCTTGTACTGGATCAGACTAATAGACAACAGGAAGCGGTGTATTGGAAAGACGAGTTCCTCAAACTGCGCGTGCGTAATGACAATTTCAATCAGACAGGTAACTACTTGAAAGTCTATAAGAATTTTGTTCAGGAGAAACTCGATGAAACGTTTGAACTGGAGAAGGCCGATAAGATTGATTTGATGAATAAATCAATGAACTACTTTAAGGAAAAGGAAACTTTCGTTCAGGAGGAATTTGAAGAAGAAGTATTGGGAAATCCCCAGGCGATAGCCATGTTCCAGGATTATAAAGCTGGTTTTGAAAATGAATTTGATTCACCTTTCCAGTCAAGTTTTGAAATTGCGGATAAAGCCGTCAAAAAGATGGAATCGTCCTACAAGTCTGTACTAAAATTGGATAAGAACTTTCATATCTATGTGCATGGAAAACGAGAATACCTTGAAAAGGGATTTGATGAAGATAAAGGGATGAACTATTATAAGGTCTATTTCGAAAACGAAAGCTAA
- a CDS encoding histone deacetylase, with protein MNKIRFKVLKIAFHPEFIHPVKEGHRFPMLKYELIPLQLKHEGLANEANFFRPELASFETCCLVHDPAYVTKLFDLTLDAKMVRRIGFPLSKSLVDRERYILDGTVQAAGYALKYGVAFTIAGGTHHAGYDFGEGFCLMNDQATAAGYLLQQKLASRILIIDLDVHQGNGTAHIFEGHQQVFTFSMHGEKNYPFIKQRSHLDIGLAENITDKEYLKILKDNLLDLFERIRPDFVFYQAGVDILGTDKLGKLNLSPATCARRDALVLGLCHQRHIPVQVSMGGGYSPQIKDIVNAHCQTFKIAIDLYIL; from the coding sequence ATGAATAAAATAAGATTTAAAGTGCTCAAGATAGCTTTTCATCCCGAATTTATCCATCCAGTCAAGGAAGGACATCGTTTTCCGATGTTAAAGTACGAGTTGATTCCCCTGCAGTTGAAGCATGAGGGATTGGCCAATGAAGCTAATTTTTTCAGACCTGAACTGGCAAGTTTTGAGACCTGTTGTCTGGTACATGATCCGGCTTATGTGACGAAACTGTTTGATTTGACCTTAGATGCAAAAATGGTTCGTAGGATCGGATTCCCCTTGAGTAAGAGTTTGGTAGACCGCGAACGCTATATTTTGGATGGAACTGTTCAGGCTGCAGGTTATGCCTTGAAATATGGGGTAGCTTTCACAATTGCAGGTGGAACGCACCACGCGGGTTATGATTTTGGTGAAGGCTTCTGCCTGATGAACGACCAAGCAACTGCTGCGGGGTATCTATTACAACAGAAGCTTGCAAGTCGAATCCTCATCATTGATCTGGATGTACATCAAGGGAATGGAACAGCGCATATCTTTGAAGGACATCAACAGGTGTTTACCTTCTCGATGCATGGGGAGAAGAACTATCCCTTTATCAAACAGCGCTCTCATTTGGATATCGGTCTCGCTGAAAATATAACAGATAAAGAATATCTGAAAATTCTGAAAGACAATCTGCTGGATTTATTTGAACGTATCCGGCCTGATTTTGTCTTTTATCAGGCAGGTGTAGATATACTTGGGACCGATAAACTGGGGAAATTGAATTTAAGTCCAGCGACCTGTGCGCGAAGAGATGCACTTGTATTGGGGCTCTGTCATCAGCGGCATATTCCTGTTCAGGTAAGTATGGGAGGCGGTTATTCTCCGCAGATCAAAGATATTGTCAATGCACATTGCCAAACATTTAAAATAGCAATAGATTTATATATTTTATAA
- a CDS encoding YceH family protein: METTNLPQLSAMEQRVLGSLIEKSKVTPEYYPMTINSLQAACNQKTSRKPVVQYTEEDIVNTLDILKKRGLISTVIGGGSRVTKYKHNFAIQFPLVPSELTIICLLLLRGPMTAGEINSNAGRLYEFDSLGEINEQLEKLAQEGYLKSLPKQAGHKEVRYIHLLGEVNMEAFENSSSAASGATDPALLERIGQLEQEVAELKQKFQELWDELH; this comes from the coding sequence ATGGAAACGACTAATTTGCCTCAATTGTCTGCAATGGAACAGCGTGTCCTGGGCTCCCTAATTGAAAAATCAAAGGTGACCCCCGAATATTATCCCATGACGATCAACAGCTTGCAGGCTGCATGCAATCAAAAAACTTCACGCAAACCTGTTGTTCAATATACCGAAGAGGACATCGTCAATACGCTGGACATCCTAAAAAAGAGAGGGTTGATTTCAACCGTTATCGGTGGTGGATCCAGGGTAACCAAGTATAAGCACAATTTTGCCATACAGTTTCCCCTTGTACCATCTGAATTGACTATTATTTGCCTATTACTTCTCCGTGGACCAATGACAGCCGGTGAAATCAATTCAAATGCCGGAAGATTATACGAATTTGACTCTTTAGGTGAAATTAATGAACAATTGGAGAAACTTGCTCAGGAGGGCTATCTGAAATCTCTTCCCAAACAAGCCGGACACAAAGAGGTACGCTATATCCACCTGTTGGGTGAGGTAAACATGGAAGCTTTTGAAAACAGCAGCAGTGCAGCAAGCGGAGCAACAGATCCTGCGCTTTTAGAACGTATCGGACAACTCGAACAGGAGGTCGCTGAATTAAAACAGAAGTTTCAAGAATTGTGGGACGAACTACATTAA
- a CDS encoding MFS transporter encodes MTNTTDSKTELSQATLWLMTIATGLVVANNYYNQPLLGLIAKDLRVSEATVSSSAMLTQIGYACGLLLIVPLGDMFKRKKMILIDFIFIILSLAGMALSQSITAILIFSFLIGFTSVIPQVFVPMAAELAPKEKQAAAIGMVMSGLLIGILLSRVVSGFVGSYFGWREMYWIATVIMVITAMAIVIKLPEVSPNFKGTYKELMLSVWNFAKKQPVLQLAAFRGAMGFGAFSAFFTTLVFHIEGPPFFDGPATAGAFGLVGACGALAAAFVNRMTVYIGTAKIILYAILLMVFSWLLFALFGNYYWGLIIGVILIDLGLQSMHILNQSDFYALNLGANNRLNTVYMVSYFIGGSTGTFFAAQAWQHFQWPGVIAVGTTYTLLALLAHLLFDHKLRKN; translated from the coding sequence ATGACGAATACAACTGATTCCAAAACAGAATTATCCCAAGCCACCTTATGGCTGATGACCATTGCCACAGGTCTGGTTGTCGCCAATAATTATTATAATCAGCCATTATTGGGGCTGATTGCCAAAGACCTGCGTGTTAGCGAAGCCACAGTGAGCAGTTCGGCCATGTTAACACAAATTGGTTATGCCTGTGGGCTTTTATTGATTGTTCCCCTAGGCGATATGTTTAAGAGAAAGAAAATGATCTTAATTGATTTTATATTCATTATTCTCTCTTTGGCCGGAATGGCACTTTCCCAGTCTATCACAGCCATCCTCATCTTTAGTTTTTTGATCGGCTTTACATCCGTGATACCACAAGTTTTTGTACCTATGGCGGCAGAACTTGCCCCGAAAGAGAAACAGGCAGCTGCAATAGGCATGGTCATGTCAGGATTATTGATCGGTATCCTTTTATCACGCGTGGTCAGCGGATTTGTCGGTTCCTACTTTGGCTGGCGCGAAATGTATTGGATCGCTACAGTGATCATGGTCATCACAGCAATGGCCATCGTCATCAAATTACCCGAAGTTAGCCCTAATTTTAAGGGTACTTATAAAGAATTGATGCTTTCGGTGTGGAACTTCGCCAAGAAACAACCTGTCCTGCAATTGGCTGCATTTCGTGGTGCAATGGGATTTGGAGCGTTTTCAGCCTTCTTTACAACCCTCGTTTTCCATATCGAAGGGCCACCATTTTTTGACGGACCAGCTACCGCGGGTGCATTTGGTCTTGTGGGCGCCTGCGGTGCCCTTGCAGCTGCTTTTGTCAATCGGATGACAGTATACATAGGTACCGCGAAAATTATCCTCTACGCGATATTATTGATGGTATTTAGCTGGCTGCTTTTTGCGCTATTCGGTAATTATTACTGGGGTCTGATCATTGGTGTGATCCTCATTGACCTTGGATTACAGTCCATGCACATCTTAAATCAGAGTGATTTCTACGCGCTCAATCTTGGCGCTAACAATCGTTTGAACACCGTTTATATGGTCAGCTATTTTATCGGCGGTTCAACAGGCACCTTTTTTGCGGCACAAGCATGGCAGCATTTCCAATGGCCGGGGGTTATTGCAGTTGGAACAACATACACCCTATTGGCATTGCTCGCACACTTATTATTTGATCATAAACTAAGAAAAAACTAA
- a CDS encoding DUF72 domain-containing protein — translation MKFGQVDHPEEVDFTLPSTSQETLTLLQHFKNKEPFEVYVGCAKWNKQDLKGFYPRGTKDELVYYANQFNSIELNATFYNSPSLEQVETWKKKTPADFKFFPKVPQSISHFSRLLNATDKVKLFTDAVVRFDEKLGMVFLQMHDNYSPKDMARLKLFLHDWPKDVPLALEVRNKEWFSKAEVTNELYTLLEETGVTNVLVDTAGRRDMLHMRLTTPVAFIRYVGANHASDYARLDNWIEVLKLWRDNGLQKLYFFIHQNVEIESPLLATHFIKKMNETFHLNLKYPNKATGNTLF, via the coding sequence ATGAAATTTGGCCAAGTAGATCATCCAGAAGAAGTGGACTTCACACTACCTTCTACGTCTCAGGAGACTTTAACCCTCCTACAACATTTCAAAAATAAAGAACCTTTTGAAGTATATGTCGGCTGTGCAAAATGGAACAAACAGGATTTAAAAGGGTTTTATCCCAGAGGAACAAAGGACGAGCTTGTTTACTATGCCAATCAGTTTAACAGCATTGAACTGAATGCCACGTTCTATAATTCACCCAGCTTAGAGCAGGTAGAAACCTGGAAAAAGAAAACTCCAGCAGATTTTAAATTCTTCCCTAAAGTTCCCCAGTCTATCAGTCATTTTAGCCGATTGCTTAACGCAACGGATAAAGTCAAGTTGTTTACAGATGCTGTGGTTCGATTTGACGAAAAATTAGGTATGGTCTTCCTGCAAATGCATGACAACTACAGTCCAAAAGATATGGCACGGTTAAAATTATTCCTGCACGACTGGCCAAAAGATGTTCCCTTAGCATTGGAAGTCCGAAATAAGGAATGGTTCTCAAAAGCTGAAGTAACGAATGAACTCTATACCTTATTGGAGGAGACTGGTGTAACCAATGTATTGGTGGATACGGCGGGCAGAAGAGATATGTTGCATATGCGCCTGACTACGCCTGTCGCTTTTATCCGTTATGTCGGTGCCAACCATGCATCGGATTATGCGCGTCTAGATAATTGGATAGAAGTATTAAAACTCTGGCGGGATAATGGATTACAGAAACTATATTTTTTCATCCATCAGAATGTCGAAATTGAATCCCCCCTGCTGGCAACTCACTTTATTAAGAAAATGAATGAAACATTTCATTTGAATCTTAAATATCCAAATAAAGCAACAGGCAATACCTTATTTTAA